The DNA region GAACTTATGGAGAAACGCAACTTTCTGTATCGCGTAGAAGTACCGGAATTCAATCTTCAAAAGTTCGAACAGTACCACAAATTACCAATACTAACTATCGTTCGCAAAATCATATCAGAACAGAGTGTTCGAACATATTGATTCTGTCAACAACTTTTCCGGCGCGGTGGCCTACCGCCGCCCGCATGTCGACGCAACATCGGCCCACGGGACCCTGGCACTGGTACGTCGTCGTCGGGTACCCTATCGTCGGTCTCGTGGCGGTCGCCGCACTCGCACTGTTCGCCAGACGGGCGCCGCCGTTCGCGACGACGCTGGCGGCGGTCGCTGCCGTCGCCGGATTGACCTCCCTGACGGGCGTCGCCTACCCGGCGCTGTACTTCGACTGCCGGGCGCTCCGGGCCACCACGCACTGGCGGCCCCGCTGGAGGCGGTACGTCGGGCTCGGTATCGTCCTCCCGTTCTTGCTCGGTGGCATCGCCGGCTACGCGAGCGGGCTCGCGGTCGGGCTGCTCACGGTCCTGGTCGCGGTCCCCGTCGCCGCGCTGGCCGTGACCATCGCGTACCTCGTCCGGCGGAACCGCGCCGTCGGGCTCGACCCCGTCGGTATCGCCCCGCGAAAGTAGTTCAGGAATCTAAGCAGTCTCCACGGTTTTTACCCATCGATGGGCTAGGCGGCGGTGGACGCGGACCCGGGACGACGCGCCCCGAGCGCGGATGACCTCCCGGCGTCACCAGTTGCTCCTGTAGCTCCCCCGAGTGTCCAGCGCCGCGACACCGACCCCACCAGTCACACCCATGGCCCCTGCCCAGCACCTCGTCACGACCAGCATCGCCGCCGTCCAACCACCTGCGACGCTCCTCGGCGTCGTGGTCCACCTCGTCGTCGGCACCCTCGCCGGCCTCTGGACGGCTCTGCGCATGGCGTGGGACACGTGGTGGGCACTCGTCCTCGGGTTCACACTCACCGGCGCGGTCGAGCAGTTCGTCACCGCCGAGCAACTCCGCCGACACCTCGGCGAGGACGACTGGCGCTCGGTCGCGCTCGGGACGCTCCTCGGCGCGGCCTCCTCGAGCTGTTCGTTCTCGGCCGTCGCCACCAGCAAGAACCTGTTCAAGAAGGGCGCCTCCCCCGCCGCGAGCCTCGGGGCGTTCCAGTTCGCGAGCACGGACCTCGTCGTCGAGATCGGCCTCGCGATGTGGGTGCTGCTCGGCTGGCAGTTCGTGGCGGCGGACTTCTTCGGCGGCATCGTCGCCGTGGCCGTCCTCGCGTGGGTCTACGTCCGGCTCGTTCCCGAGGACTGGTTCGAGGAAGCACGCGAACACGTCCGCGAGGTCGAGGCGCCGACCTGTGCGGCCTGCGGGATGGTTGCCCCGCCCGACGACGCGGACACCGTGGTCGAGTCCGTCGAGTCGGGGACGGCGTACTTCTGCTGCGGTGGCTGCCGGGGCGCCTACGACCCGGACCGCGGGCAGGACCGCCCCTCACTGCTCTCGACGACCGCGTGGCGGCGCGCCGCCGGCCACACGATGAAGGAGTGGGACATGCTCTGGGACGACATCGTCCTCGGGTTCCTCGTCGCGGGACTGCTCGCCGGCCTCGTCCCGACCACCTGGTGGACGGCCCTGTTCGGCCTCGGCGGCCCGACCGGCGGGTTCTCGTGGGTCGTCACGAGCGTCGTCGTCGGTGTCGTCGTCGGCATCGCGACGTTCCTCTGCTCGGTCGGCAACGTCCCCTTCGCGCTCGTGCTGTGGACCCACGGCGTCGCCTTCGGTGGCGTCCTCTCGTTCATCTTCGCCGACCTCGTCATCCCGCCCATCGTCGACGCCTACCGGCGCTACTACGGGGGCCGACTCGCCGGCGTCATGTTCCTGACCACCTGTCTCGCGGCGGTCGTCGCGGGCGTCGCGGTCCACTACGTCTTCGGTGGCCTCGGCCTGATTCCGCCGGCGGGACAGGTCGGCGGGACCGCCCCCGACGCACTGACCGTCGTGCTGAACCTCCTGCTGACGCCGGTCTTCCTCGTGCAGGTCTACGTCGGCTTCGGCCCGGCGCACCTCCGGGCGTTCGCACGCGACAACGTGGTCCACGTCGCCGGCGCCCTGTTCTACCTCGAACAGGCCGTCGACTGGCTCGGGTCGCTCGTCGACGGCGTCCGGGGGCGACCATGAGCGACGACGTGCGCCACGTCCCGGCGTGGGAGGGCGGCCCGACGACCGTCGTCGAGCGCGCCTCGACCGGCCGGGCGGCCCTCGCGACCGTCCTGCTGTTCGCCGCGGGGGCCGGCCTGGCCCAGGCGTTCCTCCCCGTCGCGCTCCTCGCGGCGGGCCTCGGCCCCGTCGGCATCGGCCTCTGTGCCGGTTTCGTCCTCGCGGCCGACGCGGTCCTCGCCTCGCTGCCCACCGAACAAAGTCGGCTCACGACACTCGCAGTCGGCGGCTGTGCGTCCCTCGGGGCGACCGCCTGGGTTCTCGTCCCGGCCCTGGCGCCACTCCTGGCCGGAGCGACCGCCGTGACCGGGACCGTCGCCGTCCGGGCCTGGCGGCCAGCCGACGGAACCGCGGCCGGAACCCACGGCTGGCGGCTCGCCCTCGCAGCCGTCTTCGCCGGCCTGCTGGCCGCGACCGGGACGGTGACGACCGGCTTCTCGGTGTTCGCCGGCCTCGTCGCCGCCGTCGGAGTCACCGCGGTCGTGGTCGCCGGCGTCGTCGACACCCCGACGGTTCCGCGCACACGCGAGCGCCCCGGCCGACTCCGGCCACCCAGTGCCCTCGGCTGGGCGGTCGCCGAACTCACCACGTCGCAGCGCCGCGCCCTGACGGCGACGGTCCTCGTCCGCACCGCCGAGGCTGCCATCGGGACCTTCCTCGTCGTCTGGTTGCTCGCCTGGCCCCGGCCGACCCTCGCGCTGGCCGGGACCACGCTCGGTCCGGCCAGTACGGCGGCCCTCGTCCTCGGCGTGGTGTCCCTCGGTGCGCTGGTCGGGCACCACGGGCGGGCCCGTCTCGTCGCCCGGTTCGGCCCCGAGTCGGTACTCGCCGCGGCTGCCCTCGTGGTGACGGTCGTCCCCCTGCTCCTCGCCGGGCCTGCGACCGAACCACTGTCCATCCTCGCGGTCCTCGGCTGCTACGGTCTCCGGCACGGAGCGGAGCCACTTCGGGCTCGGCTCCTCGATGGTCAGATCGGAGCCCTCGCGACGCCAGCCCCGCCGTGGACCCGTGGCCTCGGGACCCTCGTCGTCGCCCTCGGGCCAGCCCTCGGCGGGGTGCTCTACGCTCTCTCGCCGACGCTGCTGTTCAGCGCGGCCGGCGCGGTCGGCCTCCTCGCGGTCCACCAGTACGTCCACCTGTTCGGGTGGCAGCCGGGCCACGCCCCGGGTGGTGGCCGATGACCGGCCCGGTCGACCCCGGCTCCGGTCCCGGTCCCGGCCCCGGCGACCGGGGTGCTGGTGCCCGGCCGTCCCGGCGGCGGCTCGTCCATGCCCTGTTCACGGGCGTCGACCACCTGACCGTCGGCCGGCGGTTCGTAGTCTTCGGCGTGCTGTTCGGCTTCCTCGGCGCGCTCGA from Haloarchaeobius amylolyticus includes:
- a CDS encoding permease is translated as MAPAQHLVTTSIAAVQPPATLLGVVVHLVVGTLAGLWTALRMAWDTWWALVLGFTLTGAVEQFVTAEQLRRHLGEDDWRSVALGTLLGAASSSCSFSAVATSKNLFKKGASPAASLGAFQFASTDLVVEIGLAMWVLLGWQFVAADFFGGIVAVAVLAWVYVRLVPEDWFEEAREHVREVEAPTCAACGMVAPPDDADTVVESVESGTAYFCCGGCRGAYDPDRGQDRPSLLSTTAWRRAAGHTMKEWDMLWDDIVLGFLVAGLLAGLVPTTWWTALFGLGGPTGGFSWVVTSVVVGVVVGIATFLCSVGNVPFALVLWTHGVAFGGVLSFIFADLVIPPIVDAYRRYYGGRLAGVMFLTTCLAAVVAGVAVHYVFGGLGLIPPAGQVGGTAPDALTVVLNLLLTPVFLVQVYVGFGPAHLRAFARDNVVHVAGALFYLEQAVDWLGSLVDGVRGRP